The following are encoded together in the Platichthys flesus chromosome 9, fPlaFle2.1, whole genome shotgun sequence genome:
- the mafaa gene encoding transcription factor MafAa, with the protein MATDLAMSAELPNSPLAIEYVNDFDLMKFEVKKEPPEADRYCHRLPSGSLSSTPISTPCSSVPSSPSFCAPSPGAPPNQSLASGVNSSGSSNNSGSNNNHSNAGKPQLEDLYWIPSYQHHINPEALNLTPEDAVEALIGNAHHHHHHHQAYDGFRGQQYVGEDLSSASAAHHHQGHHHHHHHGHHARLEDRFSDDQLVSMTVRELNRQLRGFSKEEVIRLKQKRRTLKNRGYAQSCRFKRVQQRHMLESEKCTLLSQVEQLKQDVARLAKERDLYKEKYEKLATRTYNTGGPASTRDPSGKQGSTDFFM; encoded by the coding sequence ATGGCCACCGACCTCGCCATGAGCGCAGAGCTGCCCAACAGCCCTCTGGCCATCGAGTACGTCAACGACTTTGACTTGATGAAGTTCGAGGTGAAGAAGGAGCCGCCGGAGGCCGACCGCTACTGCCACCGCCTCCCGTCCGGCTCGCTGTCCTCCACCCCCATCAgcaccccctgctcctccgtGCCTTCCTCGCCCAGCTTCTGCGCCCCGAGCCCCGGCGCGCCGCCCAACCAGAGCCTCGCCAGCGGGGTgaacagcagcggcagcagcaacaacagcggCTCCAACAACAATCACAGCAACGCGGGCAAACCGCAGCTGGAGGACCTGTACTGGATCCCCAGCTACCAGCACCACATCAACCCCGAGGCGCTCAACCTGACCCCGGAGGACGCGGTGGAGGCCCTCATCGGCAACgcgcaccaccaccaccaccaccaccaggccTACGACGGCTTCCGCGGGCAGCAGTACGTCGGGGAGGACCTGTCCTCGGCCTCGGCGGCCCACCACCACCAGggccaccaccaccatcaccaccacggCCACCACGCCCGCCTGGAGGACCGCTTCTCCGACGACCAGCTGGTGAGCATGACGGTGCGGGAGCTGAACCGCCAGCTGCGGGGCTTCAGCAAGGAGGAGGTGATCCGCCTGAAGCAGAAGAGGCGCACCCTGAAGAACCGGGGCTACGCGCAGTCCTGCCGCTTCAAGCGCGTCCAGCAGCGGCACATGCTGGAGTCGGAGAAGTGCACGCTGCTGAGCcaggtggagcagctgaagCAGGACGTGGCGCGCCTGGCCAAGGAGCGGGACCTTTACAAGGAGAAGTACGAGAAGCTCGCCACCCGGACCTACAACACCGGGGGGCCCGCGAGCACGAGGGACCCGTCCGGGAAACAGGGCAGCACCGACTTCTTCATGTAG